TGTTGAACGCCTTCATTGAGACCATGAGAGCAACATTGCCATGTTTAACATTTTGTTTGgcagaaataataataaatataaataataaaaatgtaattttttgtaattttttaactaggcatgttATTTAACCCTCCACTAAATGGTCTTTCTCAACCAGACAACAACTAGGCTAAACTAAACACCTGAAcatttctggtgtgtgtgtgattgtatgttGAGCATTTAATCAGTCACAGTTGCGACAGTGGTACAGGCTTGGTGCCTCCATAATTTGCATTCCTAGCACTGCAACCAGACCTCCTCAGACTTGGAATTGTTAAAGTGCTCCATGCACTCCATGCAGAAGTGTTCCTCAATGAAGGAATCTGAATCTTCTGGTTCAATCTGctttattttgttagtttttttctgAAGCAGgacagtttttgttgttgtttggtgTGGTTTGTTTTGGCTTGCTTCTTTCGATCTGTTTTTCTTTTAGGAAGAGCAACATTTGTTTTGCCTTCTGAGTGCTTGAATGGGTACATCAACTGGGTTGAAATCAGAAGAGTAATCAGGCGTTTCCACCTGGCCTAGAGAGTTGGCCTGGAAGGCAGTTGGAAAGGTGGCCTGGAAGGCAGCTGGAGAGGTGGCCTGGAAGGCAGCTGGAAAGATGGCCTAGAAGGCAGCTGGAGAGGTGGCCTGGAAGGCAGCTGGAGAGGTGGCCTGGAAGGCAGCTGGAGAGGTGGCCTGGAAGGCAGCTGGAGAGGTGGCCTGGGAGGCAGCTGGAGAGGTGGCATGGATAGCAGTGGGCACAGTGGGCATAAATCAGCTGCCCTCAAGAGATACTCTTGACAACTTCTGCATCTGCTCGTCAACGAAGACCCTGTTTCCACTACGGTAGCCTACAAGCTCTCTCGACCCCTTCTCCAGtggtttctttctctctttgcaGAATCTGCACAGCATCACATGACATATGCCATACAACTTTGCAACTGATCTGATTGATTCCCACCGCTCTGTTACATCATTTTACGTTCTTTTCAAAGTGTGGAGAGGTactccctgtctgtctttcttttccATGATCTAGGCATGCTGAAAGTAAAAGAAAACATGTACCAAAAATATCCAGTTTTAGTCAGGGTTAATTGTAACATGTTTacaactaaccctgacccttgcAGCCATTAGCTAGCTTCCATTTTAGCTAAATGTTAAAACTTTACCATTGCTAACTTGCATCAAATATCTCTACACAGACTGGTTATAAACCTGATATAAGTTCGGTGAATGAAGCTACACTTTTATACAATCACAAAAACACATTCGGTCAAAATAATGACTTTCTTACCTCAAAATCAGATTTCTGTCAATAGAAtttgcagtttatcacagtgacTAGCTTTTTCACATAAGGATTCAGGACTAAACTGAGCATGTGCACAGTGAATCATATGATTCAACCTCGCTCCTGATTGGAGGAATTGCAAGTGTTTACAACTGTCCCGTGTCACCACCATCCCGTTTCCCCTACACTCCTTTGTatagaaaaaaaaaatacaaacatgAGTGGACATATAAGTTTGCCGAATCGTTATTCTAAGAATGTATCGCCTTTCACTATTTTCAGTAGATTGTCTGAGTGTACTGTGTACTCTTGACAATCAAATTATAACCAAGAACAATATGTCCTGGGGTGCAAAACAAAACATGATATCTGCTCTGTAACCTCTCCTCCTTACTCATTCTGGACCGAAGTGACAGTCAGGGCCCACCCAGTGACAGGGGGAAACATAATGCTGAGTTCCAAGAACAACTCTTTTTTGAAGTCAGACACAATGTATTGTGTTGATTCAGGACATACTGTATTTTGTGGTCTAAAACACAATGTTTTCCtttcttttaaaaaaaaatcaggaGCCTGGCCTATAATAACCTGGGTACATTACCCAAAGATGTTTTCAAGGGCATGGATGCTTTGGTGAAAGTGTGAGTATTTTTTCTTTTCTTCACATAACCAGCCGCTTAATCTGCAACATCGCCATCTAAAGTGCActtatgtaaaataaaaaaaagtgttttattttcattcaaaatattcagGTTTTGATTTATGCATATTGTGTTAACCTGTTTTACCAGGGATCTGAAAGGGAACAACCTGGAATGTGACTGCAAACTAAAGTGGCTGGTGGAGTGGATGCATACCACCAATGCGATGGTTGATCAGATCCTCTGCAGTGGGCCCCTGCTTTTTCAAGGGAAACTGATCAATGACCTTGTGCCCGGGTCTTTTGACTGCATAACTGCAGGTGATTGGTGcaattatttaaaataaaataaaattttatttgtcacatgcgccgaatacaacagtgaaatgcttacttacaagcccttaaccaacaatgcagttaagaaaaagaCATGTTATTAAGGAAAAAATAGTTgagtaaaaaataagaaataaaagtaacaaataattaaatagcggcagtaaaataacaatagcgaggcgatatacagggggtaccggtacagagtcaatgtgctcgggcacaggttagtcgaggtaattgaggtaatatgtacatgtaggaaaagttaaagtgactatgcattgcaCATCTTGCAATGTTAATCTCCTTAACCACTGCTGCTTCATGCTATTCAGCAGTGGCCATTACACAATAGACTCAAAGACTGTAAATGAATTACAAAGTGAAAATGATCACACTAATACTGTAGAGTATGTACCTAGAGTAGCCTACAGAACACTAAAAACAGTCACCAAGGAAGAATGCCAGTAATGTTGCCTTCTCTGGTAGTGATGGTAATCCTTATCAACTTCGACTTCAAGTCATCTGCCCTGGGCTCTTTGTGTACCTCTGACCCAATCTTCGGGCTACCCAAGAGGAAATGCAGGCGAAAAAGAGAAGAGCGGGCATCCTGGTGGGACTAAGGCGAAGGGAAAACCGGCCACCACTTCCCTGTATTCTATTGGCCACTTGATAATAAGATGGAAGACTGATCGCAGCTTTGTTGTCAACGGGACTCTCGTAACTGCAATATTCTGTTTTCCTGAAACATGGCTTTCAGACCCCCCCGCAGCTATCCAACTCGGTGGATTCTCCATTCACTGAACGTACAGGACATTGGATTCAGGGAAATCAATAGGGGAGGGGTATGTCTCTTCATCACCAACAATGTATTGTTCACCCGTCTTGGAATTTCCACGATGGTGAAATGCAGACCCTCCTACCTCTCGAGAGTGTTGATGTATATATTCCACCTCAGGCCTACTACAACAACAAGCTGGCACTTAACGAACTGTACGAGGCAGCTTTTCTTGTTGCCAGTCATTTTATTTCCGTGTCACTAAGACACTTGATTCCCAACTTCTATGAACACGTCTCCTTTGCCACTAAGGGCGATAAAGTCCTAGACCACTGTTACTCAACCCACATCAACGAGCTGGCAACcacagtcaccggcttcatcaggAAACGCATTGCAGACGCTTTCCCCACAGTGAAGGTTTgctgcttccccaatcaaaagccctggattaacactGAGGTAAGTGCTAAAATAAAGGACAGAAATATTGCACACACAGGGCTACCACAGCCAATCCCGGCACTATGGCTGACACGAACACGTACAAGAAGTTCCGCTACAACCTCCGCAAAGCCATCAAACAGACAAAAGGACAATATGGGAATCctattacaccggctctgacactcaacgtatgtggcaggggctacagtccattTCGGATTACAAAGGAAGGCCTAGCCGTGATCTGCCCAacgatgcctctctaccagacgaactcaatgcattttatgcacgCTTCGATAAAAACAACACCAAGCTGTGCATGAGGGCCCCCGCCATTTCATTGGACTGGGTGATCTCGCTCtgaggccgacgtgagtaaagCTTTTAATCTGTTCAATACTCGAAAGGCCACGGGGCCAGACGGTTCACAGTCATCTTCAcagtcattttcaacctctcctggtcccagtctgtaatccccacgtctcaagctgaccaccatcattcctgttcccaagaactcaaTGGCTACCTGTCACAATGACTAtggccctgtagcactcacatctgtaatcataaaatgctttgaaaggctggtcatggcacacatcaactccatcatcccagacaccttaGTCCAGGTGTCTCCAAAAGGTAGATCGCAAGCTACCAGTGGCTCGTAGcccacctacagtgcattcgtaatgtattcagaccgcttgactttttccaaattttgttacgtttcagccttattccAAAAATTATTAAATGATTTATGTTTatcttcaatctacacaaaaacaggtttttctacatttttgcattatttactaaaaataaaaaacagaaatacattatttacataagtattcagaccctttgctatgagactcaaaattgtgcatcccgtttccattgatcatccttgtgatgtttctacaacttgatagaGGAGTCCATCtgtagtaaattaaattgatttgatatgatttggaaaggcacacacatgtctatgtaaggtccaacagttgacagtggatgtcagagcaaaaaccaagtccacaggttgaaggaattgtccgtagagctccgagacaggattgtgtcgaggcacagatctggtgaagggtaccaaaaaatgtcagcagcattgaaggtccacaagaacacagtggcctccatgatTCTCAAATGGAAGAATTTTAGAACCActaatactcttcctagagctggccgcccttgccaaactgagcaatagggggagaagggccttggtcagagaggtcaccaagaacccgatggtcactctgacagtggtccagaattcctctgtagatatgggagaaccttccagaaagacaaacatctctgcagcactccaccaatcaggcctttatgatagagcggccagacggaagccacacctcagttaaaggtacatgacagcccacctggagtttgccaaaaggcacctaaaggactctcagaccatgagaaactctggtctgatgaaaccaagatggaactctttgacctgaatgccaagcttcacgtctggaggaaaccttgcaccgttcctacggtgaagcatggtggtggcagcatcatgctttggggatgtttttcagtggcagggacttggagactagtcaggatcaagggaaagatgaacgaagcaaagtacagagagatccttgatgaaaacctgctccagagcgctcaggacctcagactggggagaaggttcaccttccaacaggacaacgaccagccaagacaacacagcagTGGCTTCAGGTCTAGTCTCTGAATGTTcatgagtggtccagccagagcccggacttgaacccgatcgaacatctctggagagacctgaaaatagctgtgcagcgacgctccccatctaacctgacagagcttgagaggatctgcagagaagaatgggagaaactcccaaaatacaggtgtgccaagcttgtagcgtcatacccaagaagactcgaggctgtaaacaCTGCcaaaacattaaaaaatatattgtgtatttattcctcgtgttattatttattattattattttatttctctctgcattgttgggaagggctcgtaagtaagcatttcactgttagtttatgaagcatgtgacaaattcgattttatgcttagtctaatacagtgatcTGTTTTGTATTGCAGAGTTTGCCTCTTATCAGCCACTGATGTTTGAGTCCATTTCAGTGGAGTCCTTTACCTTTGGTATGGATACGTTTGTTGTGTTTGCTCAGCCCTTTACTGGAACGTGCAGCTTCCTGGAATGGGATCACGTTGAAACTGTTTTCAGAACCTATGACAGCATTCAAAGTGAGCAATGTTTATTTTATATCACTAGATGTCGAAATGATATGCCATGAATACAGTGTCGTACTATATCTTGTGCATCCTAAAATGTATAGTGTATATGTATTTAGTGTTTCTCGCAAATGTTGACTTCATGTTCCTATGTTCTAATACTTTGTTTTTGGTCCTTGTTTTACAGGTACATCCACTGTGGTATGCAAACCCATGGTGATTGATAATCAGCTGTTCATCTTCGTAGCCCAGCTCTTTGGTGGCTCTCACATTTACAAGCGGGACATTTCAGCCAACAAATTCATCAAAATCCAGGATATTGACATCCTAAAAATCAGGAAACCTAATGACATTGAGACTTTCCTCATAGACGGTGAGTCCTTCTTCGTGATCGCCGACAGCTCCAAGGCCGGTTATACCACAGTGTACAAGTGGAACGGCTATGGGTTCTACTCTCACCAGTCCCTCCATCTCTGGTACCGTGACACAGACGTGGAGTACCTGGAGATCTCTGGAAAGCCCCATCTGATCCTAGCCAGCAGTTCCCAGAGGCCTGTCATCTACCAGTGGAGCAAGAGTCTGAAGCAGTTCGACAGGCGCACTGATATCCCCGAAATGGAGGACGTGTATGCGGTCAAGCACTTCAAGGTGAAGAGTGATCTTTTCATCTGCCTGACGCGTTTTATTGGGGACTCCAAGGTGATGAGGTGGGACGGCGCCATGTTCAAAGAGGTACAGACAATGCCTTCGCGGGGCTCCATGGTCTTCCAGCCAGTCTCCATCGGCAACTGGCAGTACGCCATCCTCGGCAGCGACTACTCCCTGACGCAGGTCTATCAGTGGGATTTGAAGAGGGGCCAATTTGTTCACTTCCAGGACCTGAACATCCAGGCACCAAGGGCATTCTCTGTGGTGTCCATTGACAACAGAGAGTTTCTGCTGGCCTCCAGCTTTAGAGGGAAAACTCAGATATACGAGCACATAATGATTGACCTGAGTAATAATTAATTAATGAAAACAATTATGGAGTGTGTAGTTGATAAATGCAGTATCACTGAACACTGGAGGGGTGACTATACTGTAGGGCTATATGCATGATATAGTCCACTAATAAGAATTCCTGATGAATGCCTTGCTAGAAACATCTACTGTATCCCTTTCTTTCACAGcactctcctcttttcttccTCGTAGACAAAGCAATTATTGACTGACTGCAACTAAGCCCTTACACTACGACAATAGCTGTGCTTTAGGTAAAGAAAATAACAAGAATACATTCACATGTAACTCAAATGTTAAATTGAACATTTAATTGACGAACAATTTGCCAAATGAAATGTTTACGTTTTTATAATGAGCCAATTCATTTATACGATACCGCATTTTGTATGTAGAGGGGACCACTCCAATCATGTTATATCTTTCATATGGAGCTAGTTTTAGATTTTGAAATTACATTTTGAATTTAACCTAATGTAGGCCAAGATATATAACTGCAATACTACAAAAAAACATGTGTATTCTAATCTGTAGTAAAAGTGTCTTTTGTTTTTAATGTAGCTGTATTTTATGTATAGTAGGCTAGTAATAAACACATTTCATAAAACCATAAATGCGTTATCTTCATGTCCTTGTTTAATAAAACATCacaattgcattagcctacactagtggtggctggtgggaggagctataggaggatgggcccattgtaatggctggaatggaataaattgtACAGTATCAAACGTATGGAAACTGTGTTTGACCCTGTTCCAAAaactccattccaaccattacaatgtgcccatcctcctatagctcctcccaccagcctccacaggCCTACACATATTCAAATCTTGATCATTCTATAACAAGAAAAGCACTTTAGTTTAGTACCCCAATAATGTCCACTATTCtttcatatttttttaataagGTGAAGGTTGAACCGTTTTTTGAACTAGACCTGTATTTAGGGTAACGTTTTGGTTGGCCAACTGGCTTGCCCCTTACCGGTATGTCATTTGCTTGAGCTCGGCTAGAAGGGATCCATCTTTTGACAAATTAACGTCAaaagtgtattttttttgtacattttaacTACCCCTAACTCTTTTCCTACCCCAAAAcgaattctcctaacctgctaccaaAAGTCAAATCTGAGGTTAATTTGACAAACGCTGGATCCTTTCTAGCCATGACCCCGGAGAGCTGCCCACTGGAGCTGTCCCCCGTGGTTAAAGTAACGATTGCATGCTACTACAGTGGCCACTAAGGTTACATATTAAACCGGTCTGACAACTCACTCACCCTCAGACATAAAGGGTGTAAAATACATCCAAGGCATGCTCACCTGTTGCAGTTGCATTTTACAATGGGGGATTTGAAGGACAGTAATAGTATAGACGACAGAGTTCTATCGGCCGTTCCCCTTAGACAGGGGGACATTAAAGTTGTATTTCACAAAGTTGGCGATGAGGACGACGATGAACGCACTACTGAGAGGATTAATTTACAAAGTAACAGTCATGACGAGCGGGGTAATGAAGAGGCAAGGACTAGAACAGTGGAAAGCAGTGCGAAGCAAAGATTATGTCCTCCCTTGTGTTGTAGAATTGGCGGCGGCGGGGATCCCATCTCAACGGACCCAGGAGACACAGTTGCCAAAGGTAGCCTTCAAGCTAAAACTAGAGATCATTTatataatttagctagctatctttaGAGGTCTACCAACGTAACCACTTGAACACACTTGTTTACGGTTTATTAACACAGTCCATTTTATGACTGGATCTGCTTCCATCTAGGTAAAGTTGTATGACCTTTTGAGGTAGATGGGAATGAGAAATTATAACCAGCGGAGTAGCCAATGACGACCTCCGTAGCAGCACGTTATGTAATGGACCTAATCGTGGTTCTCTAATTACTATACTGGTAATAAACATTGCCTCACAAACTCTTTCAGATTAAACTAGCTAATAGCCTACATTGCATCATTGTGGCCGCTTCACCCCCACTTTAATCTGTCTGATTATGAATTATTGAATGGTAATCCGTTTAAACATTTCCCACCAGGATTATTTATATTATGTAGCTCAAACCTCTAGGATGGCGGGCatttatttaaaaacatgtaACATGAGTTTCTCCCTTATAATTTAATAGGCAGGGAGGGGTCTCCAACCTTGTCTATCATTTTTTATAACCTTTTCTACTTAAAAAATGTGTAGTAGCTACTTatttatatttgtatatatagCTTTCAAATAGGAACATTCTTGTCTTCTTCTCTACTCTGCaactcttcccctcttccccggTAACAAGAGGTTGCTCTGTTATACCTGGTAagatacactaagtgtacaaaacattaagaacaactgctttttccatgacagacagaccaggtcaatccaggtgaaagctatgatcccatattaatgtcacttgttaaatccacttcaagctgtgtagatgaaggggaggagacaggttaaagcagcatttttaagccttgagagaaCAGAGAatgtgtgcctttcagagggcGAATGCCATTCactgaatgggaaagacaaaagattgaagtgcctttgaacggggtatgataagtaggtgccaggcacaccggtttgagtgtgtcaagaactgtaatgctgctgggtttttcacgctcaacagttacccgtgtgtatcaagaatggtccactacccaatggacatccagccaatttgacaactgtgggaagcattggagtcaacatgggccagcattcctgtcgaacgctttcgacaccttgtagagtccattccccagCAAATttaagctgttctgagggcaatgttttgtacactcagtgtaatggCTAATAAACAGCATTTGGAATGACAGGCCCCATAAAATAATCTTCTGTGTTTTCCCAAATTCTGTTTTCAGTAAAAAATCATGGTATGGGACTTTTCTGTTTTTTTACTCTCATATTACACTTATTCATAGAGAAATGACAAAAATTGATGTGCGttagagacctctctaacacccAGGAAGCTCTCCCATTTACCAGCTCTGCAAGTGTTATAATATCAAAATACATTCTGTACTCAATAAATATGTTTCACTGATCAACTATCTTCCTTTACTCCCGTTACGgccagtacagtgccttcagaaagtattcataccccttgacttattacatattttgttgtgttacagtctgaattcaaaatgttctcacccatctatacacaataccccataatgactaaatgaaaacatgtttttagacatttttgcaaaatgtattgaaaatgaaatacagaaatctcattcacaagtattcacacccctgagtcaatactttgtagaagcacctttggcagtgattacagctttgagtctttccACACCAGGATTGTGAAACAatttcccattattcttttcaaaattcttcaagctttgtcaaattggttgttgatgattgctagacaaccattttcaggtcaagTAGATTTAATCAAAACTGAAACT
The sequence above is a segment of the Oncorhynchus kisutch isolate 150728-3 linkage group LG25, Okis_V2, whole genome shotgun sequence genome. Coding sequences within it:
- the lgi1b gene encoding leucine-rich glioma-inactivated protein 1, whose amino-acid sequence is MGYGNKTLKECTVLLCVATILLLAESRRVKQPRCPASCTCTKDNALCENIRSVPHSFPPDVFSLSFLKSGFTQITGGSFLHSPALHLLLFTANTFDSIDEDAFLGLPHLEYLFIENNKIATISQYAFRGLKAVIHLSLAYNNLGTLPKDVFKGMDALVKVDLKGNNLECDCKLKWLVEWMHTTNAMVDQILCSGPLLFQGKLINDLVPGSFDCITAEFASYQPLMFESISVESFTFGMDTFVVFAQPFTGTCSFLEWDHVETVFRTYDSIQSTSTVVCKPMVIDNQLFIFVAQLFGGSHIYKRDISANKFIKIQDIDILKIRKPNDIETFLIDGESFFVIADSSKAGYTTVYKWNGYGFYSHQSLHLWYRDTDVEYLEISGKPHLILASSSQRPVIYQWSKSLKQFDRRTDIPEMEDVYAVKHFKVKSDLFICLTRFIGDSKVMRWDGAMFKEVQTMPSRGSMVFQPVSIGNWQYAILGSDYSLTQVYQWDLKRGQFVHFQDLNIQAPRAFSVVSIDNREFLLASSFRGKTQIYEHIMIDLSNN